One Watersipora subatra chromosome 4, tzWatSuba1.1, whole genome shotgun sequence genomic window carries:
- the LOC137394348 gene encoding uncharacterized protein — MGDNNPLQQGSDDPPLKLLPTNHPYTRLLMDEAHTEGGHRGRDATLARFRHAYWTPQGTKLAKSVKTNCRLCKIRYPQLLTRELGKLPKGRLTPALPFSQLVLDLFGPFPVRGEVQKRTTGKAWGVIFTDLASRAVHIEAVFGYDTSSFILALRRFTNIRGWPSVIYSDPGSQLTHAEKELRMLWNSLDQKMIYKASADHGLQWVFGAADSPWYQGAVESLIRSAKRCFAFSTGGQRLSPAEFLTLCTEAANIINERPLGRIPSEDSTTNLLTPNSLLLGRAHSNSVGDAAMTVHSIKTRAEIVNSTCNKFWKRWVELYAPTMAY; from the coding sequence ATGGGAGATAACAACCCTCTGCAACAGGGCTCAGATGATCCACCTCTCAAGTTGCTACCAACCAACCACCCTTACACAAGACTGCTCATGGATGAAGCTCACACTGAAGGTGGTCATAGAGGACGTGATGCGACATTGGCACGCTTCCGTCATGCTTACTGGACCCCACAAGGCACAAAGTTAGCCAAGTCAGTAAAGACCAATTGTAGGCTATGCAAGATCCGATACCCTCAATTATTAACCCGAGAATTGGGTAAGCTCCCCAAAGGAAGATTGACACCGGCCCTACCGTTCAGCCAACTAGTCCTCGATTTGTTCGGCCCATTTCCTGTAAGGGGCGAAGTACAGAAACGTACCACCGGAAAGGCATGGGGTGTCATCTTTACTGATCTCGCTTCAAGAGCGGTGCACATAGAAGCTGTGTTCGGCTACGATACAAGTTCCTTTATTTTAGCATTGAGAAGGTTCACAAATATACGTGGGTGGCCATCGGTCATCTACTCCGATCCTGGATCACAACTTACACATGCTGAGAAAGAGCTCAGAATGCTATGGAACAGTTTGGATCAAAAAATGATCTACAAGGCAAGTGCTGACCATGGACTACAATGGGTGTTTGGTGCTGCTGACAGTCCATGGTACCAAGGCGCAGTGGAAAGCTTAATCAGGTCAGCAAAGAGATGTTTTGCTTTCAGTACAGGTGGTCAAAGGTTGTCCCCTGCTGAATTTCTAACTCTTTGTACGGAAGCAGCTAATATCATAAATGAGAGACCACTTGGGAGGATTCCAAGTGAGGATTCCACAACCAACCTACTTACACCAAACTCCCTGCTATTAGGTAGAGCACACTCAAACAGTGTAGGTGATGCTGCTATGACGGTGCACTCTATCAAAACTCGTGCAGAAATAGTAAACAGCACTTGCAATAAGTTTTGGAAGCGTTGGGTAGAGCTGTATGCTCCCACTATGGCTTATTAG
- the LOC137394546 gene encoding uncharacterized protein — MYTCILFYRLVRMTCDDARTVINAVSVHNDKLIVLDCIKRALVDCNTELGKEFILSSFPYEEDKVKALRILATVRYDVHDIMAAGGHQGYAAVGGLFTQSRPLEAHLFGPIPEQLQRAAIPKTAQPGVVPSVYTGHPSYAYPQDKTYAEVRGYPETEGYPQETEPEPAYPAGAPPLSTTTSGAPAPMNWPSLHMRAKLSERCQHWTERTKRYAVIHLRHFYITT; from the exons atgtatactTGCATATTGTTTTAC AGGCTAGTGAGAATGACGTGTGATGATGCAAGAACAGTGATAAATGCCGTAAGCGTACACAATGATAAACTGATTGTCCTTGACTGCATCAAAAG AGCACTGGTTGACTGCAACACCGAACTTGGAAAAGAATTCATATTGAGCTCCTTTCCTTATGAAGAGGATAAAGTGAAGGCTTTGAGAATATTGGCTACA GTGCGTTATGATGTTCACGATATCATGGCAGCTGGGGGTCATCAAGGATATGCTGCAGTTGGAGGACTATTCACCCAATCACGACCATTGGAAGCTCACCTATTCGGACCAATTCCTGAACAATTGCAAAGAGCTGCG ATACCAAAGACTGCCCAGCCTGGAGTTGTACCATCGGTGTACACCGGACATCCTTCATACGCTTATCCCCAAGATAAGACATACGCTGAGGTCAGAGGTTACCCGGAGACAGAAGGTTATCCACAGGAGACAGAGCCTGAGCCGGCATATCCTGCAGGTGCTCCTCCATTGAGCACTACAACCAGTGGTGCCCCAGCACCTATGAACTGGCCCAGCCTACACATGAG AGCCAAGCTTTCAGAGAGATGTCAGCATTGGACAGAGAGAACCAAGCGCTATGCAGTCATTCACTTGAGGCACTTCTATATTACGACCTGA